The genomic interval AGAAACATGACAACAGTGATGGATCCCATCAGATCAACGACGCGGCGTTTCACGCCGTTCACCTTGATTTCCTTCCGAAAGCGAGGGCTTCCATCAGCATCTTTTGCCGTGCTATCACGGTAGATGGTGATGTCGATGCGCGTGATTGTCTTACCCTTTCCCAACACATCTGCTGTGATGCGGCTGTGGGGTAAAGGGTCGTTTTCGGCACGCCAATTCAGCAGTTGGCGATCTGAGGATGTCCATGGCGAACGTGCTGTCGCTAGGTAATAAATGGACTCGATCAGGCTGGTTTTCCCTTGCGCGTTCGCCCCACAAACAAGGATCGCACCCGTCGGAAGGGTCAATTCAAGGCGCGAGTACAGCCGAAAATTGGTCAGGGAAAGGTGTTGGAGGTGCATCAGCACATCCTCCAACGAAGCGGCAAGGGGTGCGCCAACACTAGGAGGGCAAGGTATTCCATCAGTTACTTTGTCAGGCGCAGCGCTTTTGTCGCCGGAGTGAACACAGTCACATCGTAATAGGGAAACTGTGCTTGTGTCGCCTGCGCGCCCACATAAAGCCAGCGCCCGCTTTCTGTCTTGATTAAGACGATGCGTAGTTCGTTGCCGCGTTCAATGCCTTCCACAAAGGCAGCCGTACCCGCCACATTGGGATAGGGTTTTGCTGCCGTAAACCGCGCCCGGTCTCGGTTCAGGGCGTCGATCAAGGCGTCAAGCTGCGCAGCCGGTTCGCCGTAATCCGTGCGTAGTGTCAACTGTTGGCTAAAGACATCTAAGGCGTCTACGACGACATAGAGAAAGGGTCCGGCGGTGGTGCTTGTGTCTGTTGCCCCATCGGGGGAGAGAACAAAACTCGTCTCGCTGCGAAGGGCTGGCGGCTGCCAATTATCTGGGGCAAGCAGGCTAACGCCAAGGGTTGGGAGTTCAACGAAACTGAGGCTGGTCACCGTTGGGGGCGGCGGTGGGACGCTAGGGGGCGGCGTGCCGATGCGCTGGATAAGCAGCATACCAACGAACGAAAAACCGACGAGCATCCCAAGCAGGGGAAGCCAACGGGCGCGAAAAGGGACTTCAGCAGGGGCGTTATTGCCTTCCCCCTCAACAGTTGGTGGGGCAGGCGGTGTATTTATTGGCGGTGAAGGTGTCATAAAGGGTCAGGCTTTTTCAATCAAAAACCGGCTGCGCCCGTCGGAAAGAGACTCGCATAGAAGCAAAGGAAACCCGCGCACTTCGCACCATGCGGCAATTTTTTCCGGCGCATCGGGGTCGCTTGTTGTATATTCAAACACCTCGCCAAAGCGCAGCCGCGCCAGCCGCGCCGCAAGGTAGAGAAGAATTTCATAACAAATTTCGAGATTCGAGTCAAAGGTGTCAGCGGGCATGGCAACCACACTTAAAAGCGAGCGCGAACTTTCGATGGATCATCCGTCTCCCACGCCACATACACCTCACCACCCTCTACCCGCGTCTCGAAGGTGCGCAGCATCTTCTTTTGTTTTACATCATCGACCATCGGCATGGGCCAATGCTGTACAGACCCGTCACGAATATCGAATTTACTGCCGTGCAGGTTGCAGGTGAGAACGCAGTTTTCTACTTTGGAATCTTTGAGCGGGTAGAGCATATGGGTGCAATAGCCTTGTACCATATAGGCGCTTTCGCCTTGCCGGATCACCACATAGCGCTGCCCATTGACGAAAATATTCACGGCTTTATCAGAAGGAAGTTGTTCAAGGGCACAAAGTCGAATCCATACTTTACCAGGCATTGTGTGAAGGCTTTCATGAGTTTTCAAGAGTGGAATCTATATAGAGTCTAGCAGAAACGTAAGAGGAAACCAAACGTTCTGTACGCTCTCTCATCACCTTCTTTCTGACACCAACGGTACGGTGTGCTATGCTTACCCAAACTGTTGACCAGTGAACAACAAGGATATAGTTGAGACCATGGATCACAACAAACGAATTCCTCTCTTGGCGGGCATTCTTGCCCTTGCCCTCGTAGCGACCTTAGCTCTTTCGGGGATGGGCAGCCGTTATGCCGCACAAGGGGATATCGCCACCTCCACACAGCCCCCCACCCCCGAAGGGAACGGCGGTACGGCAACGTGGACAATTGGGGAGCCGTCTTTTGAGAGCAACTACCCACGCGGGTTCACGATCAGCCTAAACGCTGAAAGCAGCGCTGGACGGATCACCGGAGCAACCGTTTTTTGGCAGCACTCGCCAAAGCTGCGCAACCGCGTCCCTGGCAAAGTTGCCGCAGACGGAAAAAGCGTGATCGCAGTGGCTGACCGTGTGCAAGTGCCGCAGTGGGTGGCGGTGACATATTGGTGGGTGCTGACCGATGAAAAAGGCAACAGCTATCAAACCGAACGCCGCGACACCCTCTACGAGGACAATACACGAGTATGGAATCATTTGGAGAGCGAAGACCTCGTTATTTACTGGCAGCAGGGCGTCCCCGATAAAGTTGGCGAACTGGCGGTGAAAGCGATGGACAAAGCACGTCCCATCTACCGCCAACGGTGGGCAAAGCCTCTGGGCTATCGCCCCCACGCGATCATTTATGCTGATTACGCCACGTGGGAGGAATGGAATCGTGGGGTAGGGACTTCGGTGGGTGGTGTCGTCACCGCCGGACAGACGAGCGATAGTTGGGGTGGTACGGCGCAGGTCTGGCTGCCTTCTTACTACGACGCCGAAACGCTTGCTGATGACATTATCGTTCATGAGGTAGCGCACCTCTATCAGTATGCCAATGGCGGCACAGGGCAAGATTTCTGGTTCTTTGAAGGGAATGCCACCTACTTTGAACTCTTGAGCGGGGCGTCCAAGTTAGAGCGCGTGCGCGATCTGGCACGTTCAGGGGAACTGCCGTCCTTGCAAGCGGGCGGTCCTAGCGCACGAGGTCGGTTTGCCCTCGATGCCTATAACATTGGCTATGCCTTTTGGTTGTGGGTTGAGGAAACCTATGGGGTAGACGCTCACAAGCTGATTTGGAAGCTGATTGACGAGGGGCGCGGCTGGAAAAATGCCCTTGAAACAGTGACTCAGTTGAACTTCATTGATATGGAGACAGCCTTTCGGGCATGGGCAGGGGCGACGAATGCCGTTGCGCCAACGCCGATTCCTTCACCGACGATGTTCTTCTTCCCCTCGCCAACCTACGAACCGACCTCGACGCCGAAGCCGTAGAGGACACCCTCCCCCTCAACTGCGATTGGTTGAGGGGTTTTTTGCCCGCCACAGACTCCCCGCCGCCACCGCTGCAAAAAGGTAGAAGGCGGGGGTCAGGGGGAACAGATAACGAGGTAAGGCATAGATGACGACATGCACCGCCGTGAGGTAAGCAATCAGCCCATAAAGAGGGAAGGCTAAGAAGAATGCCCCCCGCCGCCGCAAGGTAAGGAACATCCCCACCGCGCCGCCGATCAACGCCCACCCATGAACGAGATACAAGAGCAACTTGGGGAAAAAGGCATCCCCCCGCACAACGCGCAGCAATCCGCTGAGGCTGCGATCCGCCGTCAGCCATGAAAGTGCCAACGTTTTCAGGCTTTCACCCGGATAGTAAACGGTGTTGTGTGGTTGCAGGTATGCCTCGCTAAGATTCGAGAGGCGCGTCCGCACCCAACCGGGAAAATCGTTCAAGATCGCATCGAAAAAACCAGCGGCAAAGGCAGCATCGCGCTGCCCCGCTGCGGCGTCCTCGCCAATGCTGGCGTCAATCGAACGCGGATCGGTGATCCCCGTGACGCCGATGTAGGCAAACGCCGTCAGCCCCTCACCGCCAATGATGAAACGATTCCAGCGGGCAAGGTTGTAAACCGTCCAGAGGGAGACAGTCAACATAAAGGCAGTGGCAAGGACTGCCCCTAAGCGCAGCCCCCGCCGCCACCCATGCAAGCGGATGAGGTGGGCGATGAGGGCGAGGGGAAAGAGTAGGACGACAACCCGCGTAAGCGCCGCCGCACCGAAAAGCACCCCGCAAAGGATGAGCGATCTCATCGTGGGGCGCTCTTGCCGCCGGGCGTGGAGCGCCAAGCCAGCAAACAAAAGCGCCATGAACAGGCTTTCCGTCAGCGGTGCGCCCGCTTCGATCACAAACGCCGGACTCAGGGCTAAGACAAGCCCCGCTAGGGTTGCCACACGTGGGGTGAAATAGAGCAGCCCAAGCTGATAGACTGCGGCGATCAACACCGCCCCCCACAACACATTCAAGAGACGGATCATTTGGGCGGCGGTGGTCGTCAGCGGAAGGGGCGGCGCATGATGTGGCGCCCAGAATGGTTGCAGCGGGCGGAGGGCGATGAAGAGATCGCGAAACAGGTGCTGAACCACCCCGGCATAGACGAGGAACACCGGACCGGTCTGGACGGGGTGATCGA from Anaerolineales bacterium carries:
- a CDS encoding sulfurtransferase TusA family protein → MPADTFDSNLEICYEILLYLAARLARLRFGEVFEYTTSDPDAPEKIAAWCEVRGFPLLLCESLSDGRSRFLIEKA
- a CDS encoding Rieske 2Fe-2S domain-containing protein, with protein sequence MPGKVWIRLCALEQLPSDKAVNIFVNGQRYVVIRQGESAYMVQGYCTHMLYPLKDSKVENCVLTCNLHGSKFDIRDGSVQHWPMPMVDDVKQKKMLRTFETRVEGGEVYVAWETDDPSKVRARF
- a CDS encoding glycosyltransferase family 39 protein, with protein sequence MPPTRHPLIALLAIGVVLRLLFVMVIDPRPRLEGGDVRWYLDKGYSLVAGTLDHPVQTGPVFLVYAGVVQHLFRDLFIALRPLQPFWAPHHAPPLPLTTTAAQMIRLLNVLWGAVLIAAVYQLGLLYFTPRVATLAGLVLALSPAFVIEAGAPLTESLFMALLFAGLALHARRQERPTMRSLILCGVLFGAAALTRVVVLLFPLALIAHLIRLHGWRRGLRLGAVLATAFMLTVSLWTVYNLARWNRFIIGGEGLTAFAYIGVTGITDPRSIDASIGEDAAAGQRDAAFAAGFFDAILNDFPGWVRTRLSNLSEAYLQPHNTVYYPGESLKTLALSWLTADRSLSGLLRVVRGDAFFPKLLLYLVHGWALIGGAVGMFLTLRRRGAFFLAFPLYGLIAYLTAVHVVIYALPRYLFPLTPAFYLFAAVAAGSLWRAKNPSTNRS